The Oncorhynchus tshawytscha isolate Ot180627B linkage group LG20, Otsh_v2.0, whole genome shotgun sequence genome has a window encoding:
- the LOC112220137 gene encoding stonustoxin subunit alpha-like — protein sequence MLYDCCSESFTPDFLCDSDNKIKRKISLPFPFTETKVIETDSLQERFRALGLDQPIRTSFLSGLVDVGGAAEYLNHPLLHKGDYVTLHYKRTTRLDQLTFFLLEKVRRPEVIQQQTSTHMVMAVTYGTQAFIVCKTNRTWTMSKVINKLKKMIQLLTAEDGAAQLATSSGLTCTYYGDLETNRGDREITDLSESFPKLLGLSGEKAVPLRVWLCPLKNLYPAATCVREISEDLQSRVEREMEHYRYTGTRCEEMVKHEWVSKVQDLKDKLINFIDLIQQYLAQLQKLMGRILVSVRSGVQEEKAVEEEMKGLDLSPFRMEATGQWLDDKQAELKFLESLDSKIRSKMVSTDQLQKVISNSKTDTVVCFTLTSLGETDMYLSSLKQHLDTLQTYSQTRPGHCYQHTQPWFKSEENKERVTTAARAFLDFVKVTKKLKFVATSIPNDSTPGASIRLYEGGRLVDSDYEAERKGWFSFSPNEGYWCLSKPSCSSTLCVFKTNLPWPSNLKVLDVCVDIEERWVSFYNAVSRSHIYTITDMVFTKGERIYSLFRTYGRDKGLMIQELK from the exons ATGCTGTATGACTGTTGCTCTGAGTCCTTCACTCCAG ACTTCTTGTGTGACTCAGACAATAAGATAAAAAGGAAAATATCCCTGCCGTTCCCATTCACTGAGACCAAGGTAATAGAGACAGACTCTCTGCAGGAGAGGTTCAGAGCTCTGGGACTGGATCAGCCAATCAGAACCAGTTTCCTGTCTGGACTGGTGGATGTGGGAGGAGCTGCAGAGTATCTAAACCATCCTCTCCTGCACAAAGGGGACTATGTGACTCTGCACTACAAGAGAACCACCCGACTGGATCAGTTGACTTTCTTCCTGTTAGAGAAGGTGAGGCGTCCTGAAGTGATTCAGCAGCAAACATCCACACACATGGTCATGGCTGTGACATATGGAACTCAGGCCTTCATCGTTTGTAAGACCAACAGAACATGGACCATGAGCAAAGTTATCAATAAACTGAAGAAAATGATCCAACTTCTCACAGCAGAGGACGGAGCTGCTCAACTAGCTACATCTTCTGGTCTCACCTGTACCTACTATGGAGATCTTGAGACAAATAGAGGTGATAGAGAGATAACTGATCTCAGTGAGTCCTTCCCTAAGCTGCTGGGTCTCAGTGGAGAGAAGGCTGTTCCTCTGAGAGTTTGGCTCTGCCCTCTGAAGAACCTGTACCCTGCAGCAACCTGTGTGAGGGAGATCAGTGAAGACCTGCAgtccagggtagagagagagatggaacactACAGATACACAGGCACAAGGTGTGAGGAGATGGTAAAGCATGAGTGGGTCAGTAAAGTTCAGGACCTGAAAGATAAATTGATCAATTTTATAGATCTCATTCAACAGTACCTAGCTCAACTGCAGAAACTCATGGGTAGAATTTTGGTGTCTGTGAGGTCAGGAGTGCAGGAGGAGAAAGCTGTTGAAGAGGAGATGAAAGGTCTTGATCTGTCCCCATTCAGAATGGAAGCAACAGGACAGTGGCTGGATGACAAACAGGCTGAGCTGAAGTTCCTTGAATCTCTTGACTCTAAAATCAGATCTAAGATGGTGTCTACAGACCAGCTGCAAAAAGTCATTAGTAATTCAAAGACAGACACTGTGGTGTGTTTCACTCTCACCTCTCTGGGTGAAACAGACATGTATCTCTCATCCCTGAAGCAGCATCTTGACACCCTACAGACATACTCACAGACCAGGCCTGGCCACTGCTACCAGCACACTCAACCCTGGTTCAAGTCTgaggagaacaaggagagagtAACAACGGCAGCTAGAGCTTTTCTTGATTTTGTTAAGGTCACCAAGAAACTCAAGTTCGTTGCAACCTCCATTCCAAATGATTCCACTCCTGGAGCCTCCATCCGTCTCTACGAGGGAGGCAGGTTAGTGGACTCTGACTATGAAGCTGAAAGGAAAGGatggttctctttctctccaaatGAAGGTTACTGGTGTCTAAGTAAACCTTCTTGTAGTTCCACCCTATGTGTCTTCAAGACCAACCTCCCCTGGCCCTCTAACCTCAAAgtgttggatgtgtgtgtggatattgAGGAGAGGTGGGTCTCCTTCTACAACGCCGTGTCCAGGAGTCACATTTACACCATCACTGACATGGTCTTCACTAAGGGAGAGAGGATCTACTCACTGTTTCGAACTTATGGAAGAGATAAAGGCCTTATGATCCAGGAGCTGAAATAG